One Oncorhynchus masou masou isolate Uvic2021 chromosome 27, UVic_Omas_1.1, whole genome shotgun sequence genomic window carries:
- the LOC135516228 gene encoding dehydrogenase/reductase SDR family member 4-like, whose amino-acid sequence MLRSLVSRCLLTNPVAGQTRKMSGGSLAGSQSSLAGKVAIVTASTDGIGLAAAQALGQRGAHVVVSSRRQSNVDKAVALLQSEKIQVTGTTCNVGNSEDRARLVDMTVEQCGGVDIFVSNAAVNPFFGNIMDSTKAVWDKILDVNVKSAFLMTQLVVPHMEKRGGGSVVFVSSVAGYQPMQALGPYSVSKTALLGLTRALAPELAQSHIRVNCVAPGVIKTSFSQALWQDEDVVDEFKKQLSIKRFGKPEEIGGVIAFLCSKDASYITGETITVTGGMSCRL is encoded by the exons ATGCTGCGGAGTCTTGTTAGCAGGTGCCTTTTGACCAATCCAGTCGCAGGTCAGACAAGAAAGATGTCAGGAGGCAGTCTTGCTGGGTCTCAAAGCAGTCTTGCAGGGAAGGTTGCCATAGTCACTGCCTCCACAGATGG AATAGGTTTGGCTGCAGCCCAGGCTCTGGGGCAGAGAGGGGCTCACGTCGTGGTGAGTAGCAGACGGCAGTCAAACGTCGACAAGGCCGTGGCACTACTGCAGAGTGAGAAGATACAAGTGACCGGGACGACTTGCAACGTTGGGAATAGTGAGGACAGAGCTAGACTTGTTgacatg ACAGTGgaacagtgtggtggtgtggacaTCTTCGTTTCGAACGCTGCAGTCAACCCTTTCTTTGGGAACATTATGGACTCGACCAAAGCAGTCTGGGATAAG ATCCTGGATGTCAATGTAAAGTCGGCCTTTCTTATGACCCAACTGGTGGTGCCGCATATGGAGaagagggg GGGTGGGAGTGTTGTGTTTGTGTCCTCTGTCGCTGGGTACCAGCCTATGCAG GCACTGGGCCCTTACAGTGTGAGTAAGACAGCTCTGTTGGGACTAACCAGAGCCCTGGCCCCTGAACTGGCCCAGAGCCACATCCGGGTCAACTGTGTGGCCCCTGGTGTCATTAAGACCTCCTTCAGCCAAGCA TTGTGGCAGGACGAAGACGTTGTGGACGAGTTCAAGAAGCAGCTTAGCATTAAAAG GTTTGGAAAGCCAGAGGAGATCGGTGGTGTAATCGCCTTCCTGTGCTCTAAGGATGCGTCTTACATCACTGGAGAGACAATCACTGTGACTGGAGGGATGAGCTGCAGACTGTGA